CGTTGTTGACGCGAGTCGAATTCGTAAAACATGGCGAAGAGAAAAACTTTGTGATGGTCGATGCGGCGATGAACGATTTGATGCGTCCGGCGCTTTATGATGCCTATCATCACATCGAAGCGGTCGAAACCAAAGACATTGAGCCTCTGACGGCCAATATCGTCGGCCCGATTTGCGAAACCGGCGACTTCCTCGGCAAAGACCGCACCATCGCCTGCGAAGAAGGGGATTTGCTGCTTATCCGAAGCGCCGGTGCGTATGGTTCAAGCATGGCGAGCAACTACAACACGCGCAACCGTGCGGCGGAAGTATTGGTTGACGGCAACGAATGCAAACTTATCCGCCAACGTGAAACCGTTGAGCAGCAAATGGCTAACGAATTGGCTTGTTTATAAGGTTTGATTGTTTAAAAGGCCGTCTGAAAGCTTGATTGACTTTCAGACGGCCTTTGTTATGAAAGAAAAGGGCATGTATCAAACACGCCCTTTTTTAGTTTATCAATAATGCGGCGGAATCTCGTCGCGCAGGCTGTACGGTTCGCGTTCGCCGTTTGCGCCTTTGTCCTGCATCCGTTGATACAGCAGCCGCAACTGGCCTTGCTGCAAATCCAAAGCCTGCTGCATCTTGGCGATGGTGTCGTTCAGGCTGCCGATTAAATCTTCCTGCAAGGCCGTCTGAATTTCCAGCTCGGTGATGCGGTGTTCCAATTCCTGAATATCGCTCATATTACAGCACCATCGCGGCAATCCAGCCGGCAGCCATCAGCGGGATATTGTAGTGGATAAAGGTCGGGATAACCGAATCGCGGATGTGGTCGTGTTGACCGTCGGCGTTCAGACCCATGGTCGGGCCGAGTGTCGAGTCGGAAGCGGGGGAACCCGCATCTCCCAGCGCGCCTGCTGTGCCGACAATGGCCACGGTAGCCATTGGGGAGAAGCCCAAGCTGATGCACAAAGGCACATAAATCGCAGTAATAATCGGCAAAGTCGAGAAGGACGAACCGATGCCCATGGTCACCAGCAAGCCGACGCACAACATGGTCAATGCGGCCATGCCTTTATTGCCGCCGAACAAAGCCATGCTGCGTTCGACCAAAGGCTGAATGTCGCCGGTCGTGTTCATTACGGCGGCGAAACCTTGTGCCGCAATCATAATAAAGCCGACCATCGCCATCATTTTGATGCCTTCGCCGAAGACATCGCTGGCGGCGGAGCGGTTCATCACGCCTAACATCATAAATACGGCAAAGCCCAACATAGCGCCCAATACCAGAGA
This genomic interval from Neisseria sp. Marseille-Q5346 contains the following:
- a CDS encoding SlyX family protein, coding for MSDIQELEHRITELEIQTALQEDLIGSLNDTIAKMQQALDLQQGQLRLLYQRMQDKGANGEREPYSLRDEIPPHY